ACAACAATCCTGCTGCAAGAACCACCGCCGCAGACAAAATAAAGATTCCTCTTTTTTTCATTTATCCTAATCCTCCGACAGCATTTCCCGTCTCCATCTGCTTTAAGACCTCCATCCGGTACTCTGTAGGCGTGCTTCCCACGGCACGTTTAAACACTTTAGCAAAATAATTCGAATCCCGGTATCCGACATTCGTGCTGATATCTTTTACATTGATACGGACATCGGCAAGCAGCTGCTTTGCCTGCTCCATCCGGAACTCGGTCAGATATACAATAAAACTCTTATCGAAACACTGCTTGAATATCTTACAGAAATACGCATCAGAATAATTCATTTCTTCTGCAACACTCTGCAGGGAAATATCTTCTTTATAATGCATACTGATATACTGTCTGATATTTTCTGCCACAGCACTCATTCTGATATTGCCGCTTTCCGGCTGGATATCTTTCTTTTTTTCCTGTTTTTTCGGTAAAATCTCTTTTCTATCTTCCCGCAATCCGTCTGTTCTCTCATTTAACAGCCGTATCGCTTCCTCTAGCACTGTAACCAGTTCCTCTTCAGTTCCCGGTTTCAGCAGATAATCCAGGGCATGTACCGAAATTGCGCGTTTTGCATAATTAAATTCATCAAATGCTGTCAGGAAAATAATGCTGCAGTCCCTGTTTTTTTCCCGGATCTGCCCTGCTGCCTCTAAACCATTCACACCAGGCATCTCAATGTCAAGCAATGCGATCTGACAGTCTTTTTCTGTAAAAAACTTTGCTGCCTCCCTGCCATTTACTGCTTCCACAACTTCTAACTGTCCGGAAAAATATTTTTTTATCGTTCTTGCGACGATCATTCTCTCTATCGGTTCATCGTCCGCCACCAACACACGGTACATCTTCTTCTCCCACTTCCTTATGTCTGATCTGTATTTTTATGACAGTCCCGGCATCTTTCCTGCTGTAAACTTCCACATTTCCATCCTGATACATTGCATGTATCCTCCGGTAAATATTTCCAAGTCCGATTCCAGTCTTTCCATCTTCTTTTGCCAGTTCTCTGCGCAGATGCATAAGCAGCTCATCATCCATACCCAGTCCATCGTCTCCAATCGTAATGAATATAAATTCTCCCTGCTGCCAGATATGTATCCGCACGGTTCCGCCTTCTTCCTTTTTGGAAAGTCCATGAATAATGGCATTTTCCACAAGCGGCTGAAACGTAAATGCCGGAACAATGACTTTATCCGCATCCACACGGCAGATCTTCTGATACGAGATACGCTCTCCAAACCGCATCTGCTGCAGATACATATAATCTTCTACAATTTTTAATTCCTGCGACAGACACACTTCCGTTTCCTGATTTTTCAGGTTATACCGGAAAAGCGCAGATAATGCACGGATCATTTTTTCGGTCGTTGCAGCCTCTTCTAAACATGCCATTCCACCGATCACATTTAATGTATTAAACAGAAAATGCGGGTTGATCTGGCTTTTTAACAGTTCGAGTTTGGTCATCTCCAATCGCTTTTCTGTCTCTAGTTTTTCCAATTCTTCCTCATGTAAGAGATCTAACGTCTTTCGTTTTTCTTCCAGTGCCTGAATATATTCTCCTGTCGCATATTTCATTTTATTGAATGCATGAACCAACTCCCCAAGCTCATCTTTATTGTCTACTTTTACGTCCTCTATAAAGAAATCATTTGCTGCGATTTTCTGTGATGCACGCACCAGCTTAAAAATGGGCGACATGATCGTTTCTTTCATCAACGAAGCCATTTCCGCAATTCCAAATAACAGCAAAAGTCCGGCAAATATAACTACCATCGGTACGCTGATTAATGTCGGTACTTTTTTCTGATAGGAGATATCCCCCTCCTCGATCGTACAGTTCATCAGTATCCCGGCATACTGTCCTAAGTATTTCTGCATATCATAAACTTCGTAGAGTCTGCTGACATAATCTGTCACATTGTCTTCCATGGAAAGAATCGCATCTCTTTTCGTACAGTAAACTTCATAACTGCTGCGGATCGACCATGTTTTTGCATAACGGAGTTCTCCGACCTTACGGTACTGAAATGGCAGATCATAAACAGCATTTTTTGTCCGTTTCATGGCACGGTCTAACTCTTCTTTTTTCTCTGCATCCGGATTTCTCATATAACTTTCAAACAGCGTACTCTCCTGCTCTAATGCCTGAATCAGTTCGCTGCACTTTGCATTATCCTGTAAAATACCGTTAAAATCGACCAGTGAAAAACGAACAACCCAGACATTAAAAACAACGGAAAGCAGGATGGTCAGACAGACCATCCCGGTAAACACTGCTATTTTCTTTTGAATGGTAAGCTCCTGCCACCATAATTTTATCCTTTTCTTCAAGCTGTTGTCCCATCCTGCTTTTTTATCCGCTTCGCTGCTATAGCAAGCCTGTATTTTTTAATTAGCTGCTGCGATCTTTTCTTTTGCAAATGTATAAAATTCTTCTTTCTGTGCTCCTAAAATACGGTTTGTAAGCATATATCCATGTCTTGCATCAGAAAAAACGATCATCATGCCAGGTTCTTTTGACACCCGCAGCTTTCTCCAGCCAATGCTCTCTTTCTCTTTTCCCACTGTCACATGGAGTCCTGCATCATCAAATGAAAGATTCACATCTTTTGGCATTGTTTTTGCCTGACCTTTCGCTTTCAGGTAGATTGCAATCGGCTGAACCACAGGAAACAGCAGACATCCAAAGAGCATCAGCATCTGCATCAGATCTCCGGAGCTTTTGAAAAATTTTGCTGTAAATAAAATCATCGCCACCGTAAAGACCATGTTACAGACTCCTGCCACCGAACGGTAAGTCCGGCTCATTGTTAATTTAAAGAAGTCTCCTGCAGTTACTTCGCTCTTAAACTGGTATGTCATGCCAATCCCCCTATCATTTCAAACTCATCCGCCGTAGCCGCCTAATACTCTCGGTAACAGAAGGCTGACTTCCGGAACGAATGTGAGTAACAGTAATACAATAATCATACATACATAGAATGGAAGTGTTGCCTTTACGACACGTTCCATTTTTACACCACTGACTGCGGAACCGATGAATAATACGGAACCAACCGGCGGTGTCAAAAGACCAATACCACAGTTTAATACCATGATAATACCGAACTGTACCGGATCAATACCGATGGAAGTTGCGATCGGCAGTAAGATCGGTGTTGCGATCAGGATAATCGGCGCCATATCCATGATACAGCCAAGGAATAAAAGAATCAAGTCAATCAACAGTGCAATTACGATCGGGTTTGTAGAAAATCCTACGATTGCATTTGCTACCATATCAGGTACATGTAATGTGGTCAGGCAGTAACCGAAGATACTGGAAGTTGCAATCAGGATCAATACGATCGATAACGTATCAATGCACTGCTCTAAACATTTCCATACACCTTTCCAGTTGAGGCCTTTATAAATATACACACTGACGATCAAACTATAAAATACTGCGATTGCTGCTGATTCAGTTGCAGTAAACCATCCGGCTACTACACCGACAACTACGATAACAACGGCTGCGAGTGCCCAGATAGAAACTCCGATCTGTTTTAATAATGCTTTAAAGCTGAATTTTTCTCCCTTCGGATAATGTCTCTTCTTAGAAATAATATAAGAACCTACCATCAGGGAAACTGCAAGCAATGCACCTGGCAGATAACCAGCAAGGAAAAGGCTTCCTACGGAAATACCACCTGCTGACATTGCATAGATAACCATGTTGTGACTTGGAGGAACTAAAAGTCCTTCACAGGAAGAAGTAATTGTTACTGCGGTAGAAAAATCATCATCATATCCCTGGTCTACCATCATAGGGATCATGATACTTCCGATGGAAGCGGTATCAGCCGATGCAGATCCGGAAATTCCACCAAAGAAATAAGATGCTACGATATTTACCATTGCCATACCGCCTGTCATCCATCCAACACAGGCATTGGCAAGTGCGATCAGTTTTTCTGAAATACCACCGGTACCCATCAGTACACCCATCGTGATAAAGAATGGTACTGCCATCAAACTGAAAGAACTGATTCCTTTTACCATCTGCTGACAGATCGTAGTAAGCGGTAATCCCTGTGTCAGTAAGCAAAGCAGTGATGACAATGCAACTGCATATGCAATTGGAAATCTAAGGAGTATCATTACTAAAAAGCTGATCAGCAATACTGCGATTGCAATTCCTTGTGCGCTCATTATTTATCCTCCTTTACAAAAATTCCTTTGATATGGTTATAAACTGCTTCAATCTCAAATACCACCATTGCAATTCCTGCAAGTGGAATCGGGAAATACATCCAGAATTTTGAAACACTTGGCATACTTACATAATTTCCTTTTGCACCGATCTGGACTGCATAGGAAAAGCCAACTGTGATCATTATCACACCAAGGATCAATACTGCTACATCTGCAAAAATATCCAGTGCACGGATCACAGATTTTGGCAGATACTGATCAAATGCTGTCATACGGATATGTGCATTTCTTCTTATTGCAAGTGCTGCAGATAATACTGCCATATAAGACATCAGTGTCAGAACGACTTCCTCACTCCATGCCGGATCCGGCACAAACGAAACGTATCTTCCGACAACGCAGACACTTGTGATCACAAGATCTGCCGTCAGCAATAATTTACATATGAATAAAACGACCTTATATGTAATGTCATATGCCGGTTTTATTTTATCAATGGTCTGAAAAAATTTTGGCATAAACTATCTTCCTCCTTTAAAATAATTCCTTTTTCTTTAGAAAAGGAGCACAGAGAGCAGGTATTCTCTCTGTGCTCCTTTGGTACATCACATCAGACTCTGTGTGTCCGATCACATTTTTTTAATTAGTTTGCCATATCAAGGATCTTCTGATATAACTCTTTGTTATCTTTTGTTGCTTCTTCAATAACATCTTTACAAGCATCCTGCCATGGTTTGATGTCATCTACTTCAATAACGTTGCATCCGTCTGCTTTTAACTCGTCTAAGATCTTGTTCTCTGTCTCTTCAGAAATCTTACGGTTGTACTGGGACGCATACTCACCAGCCTCTGTTAATACATCCTGCTGTTCCGGTGTTAATTTATCCCATGCTTCATCTGTGATGACTACCTGGATTGCTCCTAATGTATGTCCGTCTAAGATAATGTTGTTTGCAACTTCCGGGAATGCATTTGCCTGATAGTTTGCGATCGGCTGCTCTGCTGCATCAACAACGCCTGTCTGTAATGCGGAATATAACTCACCCATGGCAACAACGGTCGGGTTTGCTCCAAGTGCTTCAACCATACCTGTCATGATCGGGTCATTTGATACACGGATCTTCATTCCTGCAAGATCTTCCATTCCGGAGATCGGTTTCACGGTAAAGAAATGACGGAAACCTTCTTCTCCGTAGAACAGTCCGCGGATACCGCTTCCGTTCTCATGCGGCTCAAGCAAAAATTCCTGTGCCAGATCAGATGTTGCGAAGTTCCAGAAATGATCTCTGTTTACAAATGTGAATGGTACGGATAAAAGGCTGGATTTTTCTCCGCCATAGCTTGTCAGTGCGAATGCAGAGATACGAGCCATATCAATCGTGCCGCCTCCGCCAAGCATGGTATCTAAGACATCTGACTCAGCTCCTAATACACCGTTTGCCTGGATATCGATTGTGATGCTTCCGCCGGAAAGCTCTTCTACTTTGTCTTTGAATGCGGTAGCTGTCTGTCCAACAATGGTTCCCTCTAACGGGTTAACCTCAGCATATACAAGTGTCACTGCCGGTCCAACCGGTTCTGTTGCGCTATCGCCTGTGGATGCTGCTTCTGTCGTTGTGTCTGCTGCTTCTGCATCTGATGTACCTGCATCCGATGTTGCTGCATTTGTTGTTCCGCTGTTGCCTGTCGCTGTGTTCGGTGACTGTAAGCCACACGCTGTCATGGAAAATACCATTGCTGCACATACGATTGCAGATAAAACTTTTTTCTTCATAAGAAACCCTCCTGTAATTGGTTGATATATTTGCTGCGCTGCCCCTCTTTGCCGCTGCAACTTTATGTATTTATTATAAGAGGAATTTTTAACAAAGAAAACCGTATTATTTTTACATTGTTAGCACATTCTTAACATTCTTTAGAATTTATTAATATTTTTTTGATACTTTTGTACAGTATATATACATTTTTTCTATTTTTATATGTAGAACTAAACAAAAAAACCACAATCCGCAGGTCGCCTTGCAGACACCTCATAATTTTGTTATGCTCCTTACAAACCATGCAGCATGGAGGTACAAAATTGAAAGAAGAATATTACCAGATCGGTGAGGTCAGCAAAATCACCGGTATTTCCAAAGATACGTTACATTTTTATACGAAGGCAGGTCTCGTGACACCCGACTATATCAACCCTGACAATCATTACCATTATTATTCCCGCTGGAACATGTATCAGCTTGATATCATTACCACCTGCAGGAATCTTGGCATACCGCTCGATAAAGTACGACAGATCATTTCCTCGAAAGATAACGATAAAGTTGTTCATCTTCTGATGGAATACCGCAAAGAAGCCTTACGTTTAAGCGAATATTATGCGCAGGTTGCAGACGATATCCTCTGGTATGATTCCGAAAATGAACATATCAAAGCCCAGACCCCGTCACATAAAATCCAGGTCAGATATCTAGAACAGGAAACGGTCATCGCCGGAAGCCTGACACGCGAGGATTCTTCCTACCATGCCAATCTGCAGGAGGTCTTAAAGCAGGAATTTCAACAAACACATTTTGTCCGTAGAAAATACGGATACTTTCTGGATCCGGACCGTCTTTTACAAAATGATCTCCTCAAATGCCGGGAATACATGAAACTGCCGAACGGGGATTACTCTTCTATCAACCCCGAACACCTCTATACACTTCCCGCCGGGGATTATGCAGTATTTACCGTTCAGATTCAGGATGAGACTGCTGACTTTTCGCCACTGCTTGATTTTCTTTCATCAGAGGGCTTTACGACCGACATCGTGTTTGCCGAGGAAATCGGTTTTCAGCTTTTTAAATATATCCATAATTATTATTGTGAGATCAAAGCTCATCTGATAAAAAAATAATTTTTCTCTTGACCGTGTAGTTACTCCATGCTTTAGAATGTTCCTCGAAATACATGACATGCGAGGAACATTCCTATGGATATGGAACATACATCAATTCCAAAACTCTTATTAAAATTATCGCCACCGGTAATGCTGGCACTGCTGATACAGTCGATCTACAATATTGTGGACAGTTTTTTTGTGGCAAAATATTCTGCAGTCGGATTGACTGCTTTATCCATCATATATCCGATCCAGCTTTTAATGGTAGCACTCGCCACCGGAACAGGTGCCGGTGTCAATATTTTAATTTCAAGGTTAGACGGACTGGGAAGATCAAAAGAACAGCATCAGGTCATCAAAAGCGGACTTTTGCTTACGCTCTTTCATTTTCTTATTTTCGCTGTGGCCGGGACTATGCTAGCTGAATTTTATTTTCAGATTTCTACAGATAACCTTGCGGTTGCAAAGGATGGAATTATTTATACAAAAATTATTTTTATCGGTTCTCTCGGGCTTTTTGTTGAATCCATCTGTACCAAGATTTTACAGGCAAGAGGAAACATGGTCATCCCAATGATCGCCCAGATAACCGGTTCCCTGTTAAATATCATACTTGATCTTTTTCTTATTTTCGGACTTACCGGTTTTCCAGAACTTGGCATTGCAGGCGCTGCCATCGCAACCGTGATCGGACAGTGGGCAGCCATGTTTATTACACTGATCGCTGTTATACGGAAATATTCTCTTCGCGGCAGGTTTCAGATATCTGTCTGTAAACAGATCTACCAGAATGGCATTGGCTCCATTGTGACGCAGTCGCTTTTTACACTTTATATTGTAGGTCTTAATATGATTTTAAAGGGATTTACCGAAGATGCCGTGACGGTGCTTGGCATTTATTATAAGATACAGTCTTTCTTTTTTATTCCGCTGCTTGGATTTCAGCAGGTGCTGCTTCCGCTTATCAGCTACAATTACGGTGCCGGTAAAATATCACGCACAAAAGATATTTTGAAATTCGCATCCATCGTTTCTTGCTGCATTATGACGGTTGCAACTATGATCTTTTTTGCCTTTCCGCACCTTTTGATAGCAATTTTCTCCACCAGTCCTGCACTGTTAAACATCGGCAGTTATGCGCTGCGTGTTATCTCGATCAGCTTTATTTTTGCAGGACTTACTATTGTTATCACTTCATATCTGCAGGGAATTGCCCGTATGCAGGCAAGCATCTTTATCATTGTGCTGCGGCAGGTGTTTTTGCTGGTGCCATTGGCATGGGTGCTTCATTTTTGGGGACTTAACGCAGTCTGGTGGACATTTCCGCTGACGGAAGTGATCGCATGCGTGGCAGGGATCATCTGTGTGAAAATGTTTCGTTAACTGCCTGACAAATGCTGGTTTGCGGGTGACATGAGTTTCCTCGTGTAGGGTGGTTCCGGGGGTTTTCGATTGGCAAATTGCATCAAGCCGGGACTGTTTTGTTCCGTTGTCCGAAAATAAGAAAGTCTAAGTATGCCTGATTTATATTGTGGCGGAGTGACGTGTGCGTCCTAAATGTGCCGTCCGGGCACATTAGGACTTGTGCTGCCGTCCATGGCAGCACAACACTGTATTGTGAACAGGCATACAAAGACTTTCTAATTTTCTCCCAAAGTCACAAAACGAGTCCTGGCTTGATGCAATTTGCCAGCCGCAAGGTTGTGAACCACCCTTCGCCGGGGAACTCATTTTACAACCTTGAGGGACGTAAATTTTTAGTGTTTTTATGTCTGAATCTGTTTAAAAAAATATTTCCAAATAACTATGTATAATAGATTATTATTGGTTTGATAATACTGGAAAACCTCAATGTATCCCGTTATGCCTACTTTTATTGCCATACACATTTGAAAAATATTCTGTGTTATTTTGTCTGACAATTTACGAAACAATTCATGTAGTACAATGTAGCAGATGAAACTTCAGACAAGTCATCAGGCTGAATATCAATGATACAGCACATTAGGATTTTAAGCATATTTCCATTCGTGCGAATATCAAAAATTCACACCCGCGCCCCCATTTTGAGATGAACCGCCCACCCAAATGGTGTTCACAACCTGACGATTGGCATCTTGCGCAAAGCCGAAGCTAATTTTGTGACTTTGGGAGAAAATTAGAAAATCTTAGTATGCCTGTCTACACACAGTGATGTTCTGCCACGGATGGCAGAACAAGGCGGCATCGAGTCATGGATGACTCGTTGTTGCCGTTCACGTCACTCCACCATAACTTGAATCAGGCATACCTAGACTTTTCTTATTTTCGGACAACGGAACCAAAATTAACTCCGGCTTTGCGCAAGACGCCACTCACAGACCTGCGACACACCATTGGGACGGGCGATTTATTTCATAAACAAACCAGCATTGGGCGGGTTGTTTATCAGATTTCAATCACTCTGCCCGTTGTCGCATTCACTCTATGCGAGATAGATATCACAGTCCGGTTCTCACTGACACGTTTTAACGCCTGCAAAACCTCTTTTTCTGTCTGTGCATCCAGATTTGCTGTGATCTCATCTAAAAGAAGCAGTTTCGGTTTTGCCGCCGCTGCGCGGGCGATCGACAAAAGCTGCCATTGCCCCTGCGAGAAAATTCCATCCGAACACGGTGTATCATACCCATGTTCTAAGCTCATGATCGTATCATCAAGTCCTGTCATTTTTGCAGCCGCACGGACATCCTCCATGGTAATAGACGGATCATACAGTGTGATCTGCTCTTTTACAGTTCCCGGAACCATATGGAAAGACTGCTCTACATAGCCGAAAAGGTGACGTTTTTCTGTGTCCGGGATATCTTTTGCCGGCTTTCCCTGAATTTGTACACTGCCGGTCTTTGGTTCATATAGTCCTAACAGCAGCTTAAATATCGTACTTTTTCCTGCACCGGTGCGACCGGAAAGTGTGACCTGTTCTCCTTCTTTCACCTCAAAACTAAGGTTATCTATCACATTTTGTTCTTCATAGGCAAATGTTACATTTTCAAAACTTACAAAAGACGTATCTGCTTTTTGCAGATTTTCTTTTATGTATCCTGTTTTGTCCGGAAGTTCTTCCAGACTGAAAAATTCATTGATCCTATGCACGCCTGCTATCGCGGACTGTATCGTCTGGATTTCCATACCAAGACTCTCCACCGGGGAAAATATCTGTGAAATATAATTCATGACAGCAACTGCTGTACCGGCTGACATTCCAAACAGATTTAATACGTTTGCATTGCCGGACGCTGAAAGTAACATAACAACTGCCACAACCACGGCATTTAAGATCAAAATAACCGGAGAATAGATCGCATCATAAAAATTTGTCCGCTCCATGGCACGGTAACTTTCCCCGATATAAGTGTCATAACACTCTGCCATATAGTTTTCCCTGCCAAGATTACGGATTGTTCTTATATTGTGAAGCGTCTGAGGCACATGACCCGATGCACGGCTTACGGCACGCCGGTTCTCGATCTGCGCTGCCAGCATATTTTTCTGCACAATGCGCGTAAACCAGAACAGAAATGGCAGCAATACCACCAGTACAATGGCAAGTCCGCGGTTTTTAAACCAGATGACTGCAAGAATACTGATGATCTTGCACGCGTCCGCAAACATACTGATGATCCCTGATGTAAACAGATTTTCTACCGTATCAACATCCCCTACAAATCGGGAAACCACCGCTCCAGGCTCCTGATGTATCAGTGCATCCGCTGTCAGAACTGTATATTTATCCATCAGACTGCTTCTGAGTGCGTGCGTGATCTTTTGTCCAAACACAACTAACAGTCCCTCTCTTGAACTTTCCAGCAATCCTGTGAGCAAAGTAAAACCAAAATATAATAAAATAAGGTAAAATGATACTGCATTTCCCGCTGTCATACTATCTATGATATTTCCAAGAATAAGCGGTGGCAGGAGTGCTGTCAGAATTGCACCAACAACTGCACACACAATTCCGATAGAAAGCCATTTTTGTTTTTTTATCGTCCGAAGCATCACGCTTCCTACATTTTTACTGCCATGTGTTTTACTTTGTGTCTCGCTATGCATCCCGCATATCCCCTTTCTCCGCTGCATTTCTCTGCTCCGGCTCATTTCTGTCTATCGTTTTCTTTTTAAGTTGAAAATTTTATTCACATACCTGTACTTGTTCTGTCAGAAGCTTTTCTTTTTCTGACTTTCCGTTTTCTACTGTACTGCTCTTCGTCTGCTCCTCATAAAGTTTTGCATATTCCGGATATTTTTTCATTATCTCTTCATGCGTGCCAACCGCAGCATGCCCATGTTCCATCCAGATTACCTGATCCATTTCCGGGAACAGATAAAGTCTGTGTGATAACAGGATTACAATACTGTCTGAAGCCATCATCTTTAAGTTCGCATACACTTCCTGCTCTGTATTCCGGTCAAGCGCAGAAAAGGGATCGTCTAAGATCAGCACTGGTCTCTTATGACACAGGGTTCTCGCAAGTGCCAGACGTTTCGCCTGACCACCAGAAAGTCTGACTCCTCCATTTCCCACAACTGTATCCATTCCCTGTTCCATCTCAGCCACTTCTTTATCAAAGCACACTGCCTTCAGATAAACGGCGGCATCCTTATCCTCCCCTAACAGAATATTATTTTTTATACTGTCATCAAATAATTCCGGATCATGACCTAAATATCCCACTGTCCCGGTCAGTACAGAATTTTCCATTTTACTTAACTCATCACCAGCAAAACGGATGCTTCCCTTATAAGGATATTCACACAGAAACGTCTTGCCAAATGTCGATTTGCCGGATGCAACTGCCCCGGTAACACCGATGATCTGTCCCGGCTGTGCCGAAAAAGTAATATCCTCATAGATATCTGTTCCACCCGGATATGCAAAACCCAAATGGGAAACTTCAAGTTTTTCCGGCTTTTGAACACTGCTTTCGCCATCATTTTCAACACATTTCATGAGAGGTTTGATCCGCTTCCAGGAGACCTGTGCCTTGTGGACTGCATTAAAAAGTTTTGCCGCACTTGATGATTTAACGGAAAGTTTGGTAAAACAGGTAAGAAAGGTGGTAAATGCTGCCACATCCCAGGATCTCCATCCGTTTCCAAGTACGTTTTTACTTCCAAAATATAAAATAAATAGAACACCTGCCATAGAAATAACACGGTAGACCGGTGGAAATGCCGCACTCCAGATATTTACCCGCACTGCAGATTTTTCATATGCTGACAGATTTTTTTCATAAGAATCTTTTCGCTCCTGCTCACAGCCATAAACACGGTAAGTAATCGCATTTGACGCCCGGTCTAAGGTAGCTGCACTTAAAATCCCGGACTGCTCCTTATAAGCCGCCCCCGTCCGCTGTACGATTTCTTTCATTTTTTCAGCCAGAAAATAAGAAACCGGGGGAAACAGCATACTTAAAACAGCAAGTCTAAAGTCATAAAAGAGTAACATTCCGGCATATGCAAGCAGCGCCACTCCGGTATCAAATATTTCCGTAGTAAATTTCCGCATACCCTCCGCACAGTCATCCACATCAAGGATTGCCTTTGTCATGACATTTCCGGCACCTTCCTCCTCAAGTTCTGCCCTGCTTTTATGCACAAGACTGTTATAGAGCACATGCTTCATGCGCCGGTTGACATTATT
The Roseburia rectibacter DNA segment above includes these coding regions:
- a CDS encoding TRAP transporter small permease; this encodes MPKFFQTIDKIKPAYDITYKVVLFICKLLLTADLVITSVCVVGRYVSFVPDPAWSEEVVLTLMSYMAVLSAALAIRRNAHIRMTAFDQYLPKSVIRALDIFADVAVLILGVIMITVGFSYAVQIGAKGNYVSMPSVSKFWMYFPIPLAGIAMVVFEIEAVYNHIKGIFVKEDK
- a CDS encoding response regulator transcription factor, encoding MYRVLVADDEPIERMIVARTIKKYFSGQLEVVEAVNGREAAKFFTEKDCQIALLDIEMPGVNGLEAAGQIREKNRDCSIIFLTAFDEFNYAKRAISVHALDYLLKPGTEEELVTVLEEAIRLLNERTDGLREDRKEILPKKQEKKKDIQPESGNIRMSAVAENIRQYISMHYKEDISLQSVAEEMNYSDAYFCKIFKQCFDKSFIVYLTEFRMEQAKQLLADVRINVKDISTNVGYRDSNYFAKVFKRAVGSTPTEYRMEVLKQMETGNAVGGLG
- a CDS encoding TRAP transporter large permease, with amino-acid sequence MSAQGIAIAVLLISFLVMILLRFPIAYAVALSSLLCLLTQGLPLTTICQQMVKGISSFSLMAVPFFITMGVLMGTGGISEKLIALANACVGWMTGGMAMVNIVASYFFGGISGSASADTASIGSIMIPMMVDQGYDDDFSTAVTITSSCEGLLVPPSHNMVIYAMSAGGISVGSLFLAGYLPGALLAVSLMVGSYIISKKRHYPKGEKFSFKALLKQIGVSIWALAAVVIVVVGVVAGWFTATESAAIAVFYSLIVSVYIYKGLNWKGVWKCLEQCIDTLSIVLILIATSSIFGYCLTTLHVPDMVANAIVGFSTNPIVIALLIDLILLFLGCIMDMAPIILIATPILLPIATSIGIDPVQFGIIMVLNCGIGLLTPPVGSVLFIGSAVSGVKMERVVKATLPFYVCMIIVLLLLTFVPEVSLLLPRVLGGYGG
- a CDS encoding YcxB family protein is translated as MTYQFKSEVTAGDFFKLTMSRTYRSVAGVCNMVFTVAMILFTAKFFKSSGDLMQMLMLFGCLLFPVVQPIAIYLKAKGQAKTMPKDVNLSFDDAGLHVTVGKEKESIGWRKLRVSKEPGMMIVFSDARHGYMLTNRILGAQKEEFYTFAKEKIAAAN
- a CDS encoding sensor histidine kinase, giving the protein MKKRIKLWWQELTIQKKIAVFTGMVCLTILLSVVFNVWVVRFSLVDFNGILQDNAKCSELIQALEQESTLFESYMRNPDAEKKEELDRAMKRTKNAVYDLPFQYRKVGELRYAKTWSIRSSYEVYCTKRDAILSMEDNVTDYVSRLYEVYDMQKYLGQYAGILMNCTIEEGDISYQKKVPTLISVPMVVIFAGLLLLFGIAEMASLMKETIMSPIFKLVRASQKIAANDFFIEDVKVDNKDELGELVHAFNKMKYATGEYIQALEEKRKTLDLLHEEELEKLETEKRLEMTKLELLKSQINPHFLFNTLNVIGGMACLEEAATTEKMIRALSALFRYNLKNQETEVCLSQELKIVEDYMYLQQMRFGERISYQKICRVDADKVIVPAFTFQPLVENAIIHGLSKKEEGGTVRIHIWQQGEFIFITIGDDGLGMDDELLMHLRRELAKEDGKTGIGLGNIYRRIHAMYQDGNVEVYSRKDAGTVIKIQIRHKEVGEEDVPCVGGGR
- a CDS encoding MATE family efflux transporter; this translates as MDMEHTSIPKLLLKLSPPVMLALLIQSIYNIVDSFFVAKYSAVGLTALSIIYPIQLLMVALATGTGAGVNILISRLDGLGRSKEQHQVIKSGLLLTLFHFLIFAVAGTMLAEFYFQISTDNLAVAKDGIIYTKIIFIGSLGLFVESICTKILQARGNMVIPMIAQITGSLLNIILDLFLIFGLTGFPELGIAGAAIATVIGQWAAMFITLIAVIRKYSLRGRFQISVCKQIYQNGIGSIVTQSLFTLYIVGLNMILKGFTEDAVTVLGIYYKIQSFFFIPLLGFQQVLLPLISYNYGAGKISRTKDILKFASIVSCCIMTVATMIFFAFPHLLIAIFSTSPALLNIGSYALRVISISFIFAGLTIVITSYLQGIARMQASIFIIVLRQVFLLVPLAWVLHFWGLNAVWWTFPLTEVIACVAGIICVKMFR
- a CDS encoding MerR family transcriptional regulator; amino-acid sequence: MKEEYYQIGEVSKITGISKDTLHFYTKAGLVTPDYINPDNHYHYYSRWNMYQLDIITTCRNLGIPLDKVRQIISSKDNDKVVHLLMEYRKEALRLSEYYAQVADDILWYDSENEHIKAQTPSHKIQVRYLEQETVIAGSLTREDSSYHANLQEVLKQEFQQTHFVRRKYGYFLDPDRLLQNDLLKCREYMKLPNGDYSSINPEHLYTLPAGDYAVFTVQIQDETADFSPLLDFLSSEGFTTDIVFAEEIGFQLFKYIHNYYCEIKAHLIKK
- a CDS encoding TRAP transporter substrate-binding protein, with the translated sequence MKKKVLSAIVCAAMVFSMTACGLQSPNTATGNSGTTNAATSDAGTSDAEAADTTTEAASTGDSATEPVGPAVTLVYAEVNPLEGTIVGQTATAFKDKVEELSGGSITIDIQANGVLGAESDVLDTMLGGGGTIDMARISAFALTSYGGEKSSLLSVPFTFVNRDHFWNFATSDLAQEFLLEPHENGSGIRGLFYGEEGFRHFFTVKPISGMEDLAGMKIRVSNDPIMTGMVEALGANPTVVAMGELYSALQTGVVDAAEQPIANYQANAFPEVANNIILDGHTLGAIQVVITDEAWDKLTPEQQDVLTEAGEYASQYNRKISEETENKILDELKADGCNVIEVDDIKPWQDACKDVIEEATKDNKELYQKILDMAN